One Pantoea eucalypti genomic region harbors:
- a CDS encoding DUF4755 domain-containing protein codes for MTATTEVKQPNFLMMKRVWIAIALPIVIFYFSGIQGLVQLAIVWVFASIMLLMFAYKKFRIKKWNASTRDHFGEQDGMWSHEFGSTFMKLDQQRGLIHLKEENKQKTYPFSAIKEWRYNLSTTRERAGINKELDRTHDFRESGFYIAVDDVQYPEWRVMFFPQKGDFNSQEGIRDTELQLKRWMHIFDNTINR; via the coding sequence ATGACAGCAACAACTGAAGTAAAACAACCCAACTTCCTTATGATGAAACGGGTGTGGATTGCTATTGCACTGCCGATTGTCATTTTCTATTTCTCTGGAATTCAGGGGTTGGTCCAGCTTGCAATCGTATGGGTTTTCGCGAGCATCATGCTCTTGATGTTTGCTTATAAAAAATTCCGTATCAAAAAGTGGAATGCCAGCACCAGAGACCATTTTGGCGAGCAAGACGGTATGTGGAGTCATGAGTTTGGTTCCACTTTTATGAAGCTCGACCAGCAAAGAGGACTTATCCATCTCAAGGAAGAGAACAAACAAAAGACCTATCCGTTCTCAGCAATCAAAGAGTGGCGATACAATTTGTCTACTACGAGAGAACGGGCTGGTATCAACAAAGAACTCGACCGCACTCATGATTTCAGAGAATCGGGCTTTTACATCGCAGTGGACGATGTTCAGTATCCAGAATGGAGAGTAATGTTCTTTCCTCAAAAAGGTGACTTCAACTCACAAGAAGGCATCCGGGATACGGAACTACAACTTAAGCGCTGGATGCATATTTTTGACAACACAATTAATAGATAA
- a CDS encoding relaxase/mobilization nuclease domain-containing protein: protein MKGMNKIKRGKKFRGVVSYALSPAPHHMTTPMVIGGNLVGITVDELTAEFLKTQKLREDVTKPVWHNSLRLPVGESLTNQQWRNIADDYMRRMGFCDTHLRCYVLHDDEAGQHIHIIASRINVIADGQLYLGRNENLKSTRVIQELEEDHQLTRTKGPSPTKPPKKQRKLTRNEKMMQDRTGEKPSKKVIQEAVDAILTFFDTITIEDFIYELQKQNISAKANIASTGKMNGFSFEHQGVAFKASQLGKAYSWSNMSKRITVTDPTEAVATVSIADKENFLNPIEVHPTATPLTANSREHIRSRWLQWIPYLEELVASLKAVGSTIINPLKRNVIYTAIRTGNSEAPEIFEVNFENSALKNVFKRP, encoded by the coding sequence ATGAAGGGTATGAATAAAATAAAAAGGGGTAAAAAATTCCGAGGAGTCGTCTCGTATGCTCTTTCCCCTGCTCCTCATCATATGACTACACCAATGGTGATTGGTGGCAATCTTGTCGGAATTACTGTAGACGAACTGACCGCCGAGTTCTTAAAGACTCAGAAGCTAAGAGAGGATGTTACGAAACCAGTTTGGCATAACTCCCTTCGTCTCCCTGTCGGTGAATCACTCACAAATCAACAATGGAGGAACATTGCTGACGACTACATGAGGCGAATGGGCTTCTGTGACACTCACCTTCGTTGTTATGTCCTCCATGACGATGAAGCTGGACAACACATACATATTATTGCTTCTCGCATAAACGTTATAGCAGATGGCCAGCTTTACCTGGGCAGGAACGAGAACCTTAAGAGCACTCGTGTCATTCAGGAGCTTGAAGAAGATCATCAGCTCACCAGAACGAAAGGTCCTTCTCCTACTAAACCGCCCAAGAAGCAAAGGAAGCTCACTCGTAATGAAAAGATGATGCAGGATAGGACCGGAGAGAAACCTTCTAAAAAAGTGATACAGGAAGCTGTAGATGCGATCCTCACCTTCTTCGATACCATCACTATCGAAGACTTCATATATGAATTACAAAAGCAGAACATATCAGCGAAAGCAAACATCGCATCTACTGGCAAGATGAACGGTTTTTCATTTGAGCATCAGGGAGTCGCTTTTAAGGCATCACAGCTCGGTAAGGCATACAGTTGGTCAAACATGAGTAAGCGAATCACCGTGACTGATCCTACAGAGGCTGTTGCTACTGTATCGATTGCCGACAAAGAAAACTTTTTGAATCCCATTGAAGTTCATCCCACTGCTACACCCCTTACGGCAAATTCCAGAGAACATATCCGGTCTCGCTGGTTGCAGTGGATACCTTATCTTGAGGAGCTTGTTGCCAGTTTAAAAGCTGTTGGCTCAACGATTATCAATCCCCTAAAAAGAAATGTCATCTATACAGCAATAAGAACCGGCAACTCTGAGGCACCAGAGATTTTTGAGGTAAATTTTGAAAATTCAGCGTTAAAAAACGTTTTCAAACGACCTTAA